AGCACGCGGACGCGGTCGCCGAGGGAGAAGCGGCGGCCGAAGCGCTCGCCGGCGATCTGCTTGGTGTTCTCGCGGTAGGTGTAGCGGTCGTCGGTCATGGTGGCGAGCGGGACGAGGCCTTCGACGAAGAGGTCGAGCAGCTCGACGAAGAGGCCGAACTTGGTGACGCTGACGATGAGGCCTTCGAACTCCTGGCCGAGGCGGTCGCGCATGAACTTCACCTTCTTCCACTCGATGAGCTCACGCTCGGCGTCGTCGGCGCGGCGCTCGGTCTGGCTGGACTGGTCGGCGATCTCGTGCAGGACGTCGAGGGGGATGAGTGCGCGGACGTTCTCGGCCTCTGGGGCGGCGGGTCGCCGGCGCCCACCCTCATCGTTTCTTTTCGACCAGGGGCTGGGAGCTTCGCTGTGGGGCGGCGTGCCGGAGCCGGAGGGAGCTTTCTTCTGGCGGCGCTCGTGCCGGCGATGCTCGGCGGCGGCGGCTTCGTCGTGCAGGACTTGCTTGAGCAGGCGGTGGACGATGAGATCGGGATAGCGGCGGATGGGCGAGGTGAAGTGCGTGTAGGTGGGGGCGGCGAGCGCGAAGTGGCCGAGGTTCTGTTCGGAATAGCGCGCCTGCTTGAGCGAGCGCAGCATGAGGTAGGAGAGGATGCGCTCCTCGGGCTTGCCGGCGATCTTCTGCGTGAGCTTCTGGTACATGCGCGGCGTGATGTGGACCTCTTCGGGCAGCTCGATCATGTGGGCGTGGCGGCCGGTGCCGTGGCGCGCGCGGCGGTCGCCGCGAGTCTCCATGCGGCGGATGGGGAGGGCGCCCACGCCGAGCGAGTAGCCGAAGCTGGCGGCGATGGTCTCGAACTCGTAGAGCTTCTTGGGGTCGGGCTTCTCGTGGACACGGTAGAGGCTCGCGACGCGCTCTTCCAGGTAGCTGGCGACGCACTCGTTGGCGGCGAGCATGAACTCTTCGATGAGGCGGTGGGCGAACTGGCGCTCGGACTTGGTGACGCTCTCCATCATGCCTTGCTCGTCGAACTCGATCTGGGGCTCGGGGAGGTCGAAGTCGACGGAGCCGCGGCGGACGCGCTTGCGGTTGAGGATCTCGGCGAGCTCGCGCATGAGGTCGAAATCGGCGACCAGGGGCGCGTAGTGGCGGCGCTGGGCGGGGTCGCCATCGAGGATGAGCTGGACGTTGGTGTAGGTCATGCGCTCGGCGGAGCGGATGATGCCCTCGTGCAGCTGGTAGCCGGTGATCTCGCCCCTGGGGTCGACCTCCATGACGCAAGACATGACGAGGCGCTCGACCTGCGGGCGCAGCGAGCAGAGGTCGCTGGAGAGCTCGACCGGAAGCATGGGGACGGCGCGGTCGGGGAAATAGACGGAGTTACCGCGCAGGCGCGCTTCGCGGTCGAGCGCGGAATCTTCGGTGACGAAGTGGGCGACGTCGGCGATGTGCACCTGGAGCTCGTAGCCGCCGTGGTCGAGGCGGCGGACGAGGACGGCGTCGTCGAAGTCGCGGGCGGTCTCGCCGTCGATGGTGACGATGGGGAGGTCGCGGTAGTCGTGGCGCCGCTCGCGCTCGCCGTGGTCGATGGTCGCGGGGAAGGACTGCGCTTCCGCGATGACGGCTTCGGGGAAGCGGTGCGGGATGTGGTGCTTGCGGATGATGATCTCGACGTCGACGCCGAAGTCGTCTTCGAAGCCGAGGATCTCGAGGACGCGGCCGCGCGGGCTCTGCGTCTGCGTGGGCCAGTCGGTGATCTCGACGTCGACGACCACGCCCTCGAGGTCTTCCCAGGCGGAGGTGACGCGGGCTTCGGAGCCGATGACGCGGTCGCGGGATCTGCCCTTCCGCGCGCTCGAGGGCGAGCGCGCCACATCGGCCTCGCCGGTGGG
This genomic stretch from Terriglobales bacterium harbors:
- a CDS encoding RNB domain-containing ribonuclease is translated as MLSDQQIVERIGRQPSRSAGFKQLVRELGLRGGAERRDLHQRLDRLVRQGELVELHDDRWGLPKKPRGQEHGARPGRPTATGRLSQHRDGFGFVIPDRDSLKDRISGDIFIPPPAIGTAMHGDRVLVELGQVRPDGRAEGRILKVLGRAHDTVVGVFHYGPKANFVTPIDEKLALDIVIPRGLEHPPTGEADVARSPSSARKGRSRDRVIGSEARVTSAWEDLEGVVVDVEITDWPTQTQSPRGRVLEILGFEDDFGVDVEIIIRKHHIPHRFPEAVIAEAQSFPATIDHGERERRHDYRDLPIVTIDGETARDFDDAVLVRRLDHGGYELQVHIADVAHFVTEDSALDREARLRGNSVYFPDRAVPMLPVELSSDLCSLRPQVERLVMSCVMEVDPRGEITGYQLHEGIIRSAERMTYTNVQLILDGDPAQRRHYAPLVADFDLMRELAEILNRKRVRRGSVDFDLPEPQIEFDEQGMMESVTKSERQFAHRLIEEFMLAANECVASYLEERVASLYRVHEKPDPKKLYEFETIAASFGYSLGVGALPIRRMETRGDRRARHGTGRHAHMIELPEEVHITPRMYQKLTQKIAGKPEERILSYLMLRSLKQARYSEQNLGHFALAAPTYTHFTSPIRRYPDLIVHRLLKQVLHDEAAAAEHRRHERRQKKAPSGSGTPPHSEAPSPWSKRNDEGGRRRPAAPEAENVRALIPLDVLHEIADQSSQTERRADDAERELIEWKKVKFMRDRLGQEFEGLIVSVTKFGLFVELLDLFVEGLVPLATMTDDRYTYRENTKQIAGERFGRRFSLGDRVRVL